The genomic segment AGTAATTCTATCTCCTGAAACAGGAACATAATCAGTAAATAATGGAAGGTTTGAAGGCACATTAAACACTTTCCGATAAGGTGCTGCCGCCACCCCACCTAAAACACACTCAATACCATCACATTGACTGGATATTTTTTGATTATCTGGAGTATATGCTGACCCGTTATAGTCACTAATAATCAGATTATTAAACCCAATTTTATTATCTGTTGTATTGTACAAACGCGAGTAACTTGAAGGTGCTAACACTGATAGAAGTACATTATTAGCATTTCCCTCCCATGACTGTGCACTAGAAGGAAAGTAATCACACTGCTCATTATTTGGAGGCTGAGGTGGTGGTAATGGTTTATTTTGCTTACAGCTCACTTCCTCGACTGAATAAGGCGGAGCTAAAGTCGAATCGTCATCTAAAGCAAAAAAAGCTATTTTTTCATTATTAAATTCTGATAAATCAACATCAAAAAGAGTAGTTACAATTGTCCAGGGATCATCGTTATCAAAACGATACTTATAAAGTACTTCACCCGTTTTTCCAGTACCAACAATAACAGGTTCGTAAGACAGCTCAACTTCGAAATCATCAGTAATGGTTTGTTCATCTACTTTAATAAAAGCACCATCATCAACCATAGACCAAAAAGGTTTTATATTTCCCCTGTCAGTTGTTGATACATATAAAGTTTTCCCCAATAACGATATACTTGAGTGTACATTGTCTGGTGCATCTATCTCAAAAGAGACCGTGAATGCTTGATTAGAAATCACGCCACAAAATTCATCATCATCGTCTGCAATACTTGGCGACGAGATCAACACAGAGAACAACAACACAAAAAAAGCGCTATACCATTTCATTTAATTAACCTCCTTTGCCCATACTTCTTGAACTCGTGTTACTTGGTTAATTCCTGAACCACAGGTTGCTGTACTTGTGATTTGGAAATAGCGAATAGCTTCACCATGATAGATAACCTCAATTTCATCACAAATAACACTAGGGGCACTATTACAACCACTGTTCGCCGTTATCATATTTAAAGGGCTATGGGGGTTACTATTACAAATAGTCGTCTCTGCATTTGACTGCCCTAACGGAAATAATTGAACCAACCCCCACTCAGCACCAGAATGAGCAAGAAACCACGCCCGTGTTCCTAAAACTTCTTTTGAGACAGCGTCATGATTACTCGTTTCTACATTCAATAAATTCAGTGATAAATATCCTACAGCCACTAAAACGACAATGGACATGATTAATAAATTGCCTTTTTGTTTACGTCTATTATGGAACATTCAGCACCTGTACATCATGTTGGTATTGGGTCAATTCACCTAAATCATTTTCAAAAATCAACGTCATAGTGATCATACTATTACGATTGATTGAAGCACCTTCAAATATAAAGCTACCACTAGAAAGTTGTTCTGCTATTTGAACGCCTGAGCGAAATATACTTTGAGACTGAATGCAATAAGACACTACATTAGGTTTATACAGAAAGGCTCGTTCAGAAATAGAGGAAGAAATAAAAGCAGGATCATTGTTGCTTGAGAAATTGATTGTCGATACACCACCGGATACAGATAAACTATCAATCGATACATATCTATGATTTTCCTCGACCAATAAATCACCTTGAACACTCGGATTAATCACTAATCTTAAGTTATCTAGAGCAATACTCTCTTTCGATAAAATAACCGTATCTATCGCTGTCTCTCCATAAACAGGCAGAGACAAATAAAACGCACTGGTTTCTAGAGGAATAAAAGTGACACATTGCCCGGATGAGGTAATTGATACACTATTTGGTACTGCATGACGAAGTTCTCTACTCAGCTTTTCAATTACAAACTTTGCCTGCATTTGATTATCTTGGCGATCAATACTGTCGTTATAACTTTGAAAACCCAACTGTAACGTATTACTCACAGCTAAAGCCACAATCCCTACAACTACAATAGTCAAAATTAATTCAATTAAGGTAAACCCATGAGAACGCTTCATTAATAGTTCCCTTTATATGCATGAAAGGCATAAGTCGCATAATTACTAGCGTACAATACCACTTCAATTTTCTTATAAGGAATAGAGGCTGGATTATTCCCATCTATATCAGAATAGGTTACCTGGATCTGAACTGTAAAATTTTTATAACCAGAAGATCGTTGCTCATCAATTAGCTTATTCAGAGGGTAATTCGTCAAGGTATTAGATGAGCAATGTGCTGACTCCCCCCAACAGCCAATAAAATCATCCACGTCATTAAAAATGGTTGAACGACTCATTGTATTTTGCTCAACACTGCCATCTCTACCTAGATCGTTGCTTGCTGTACAAGACTCAGGAGCTATCGCTTCACCACAACGATATGCTCCGCCATTAGGATCACTGTGCTCATCAAATTGACGACTTAATATATCGGTTATTATCGAATGCCCAAGTGTTGCAGCCTGAACTTGATATGTAGCTTGATGCGATTTAGAAGATGAACCAAATACACCAGAAACTAAAACTGAGAGTGCAAA from the Aliivibrio wodanis genome contains:
- the mshP gene encoding putative exported protein MshP — its product is MFHNRRKQKGNLLIMSIVVLVAVGYLSLNLLNVETSNHDAVSKEVLGTRAWFLAHSGAEWGLVQLFPLGQSNAETTICNSNPHSPLNMITANSGCNSAPSVICDEIEVIYHGEAIRYFQITSTATCGSGINQVTRVQEVWAKEVN
- the mshO gene encoding putative exported protein MshO, whose protein sequence is MKRSHGFTLIELILTIVVVGIVALAVSNTLQLGFQSYNDSIDRQDNQMQAKFVIEKLSRELRHAVPNSVSITSSGQCVTFIPLETSAFYLSLPVYGETAIDTVILSKESIALDNLRLVINPSVQGDLLVEENHRYVSIDSLSVSGGVSTINFSSNNDPAFISSSISERAFLYKPNVVSYCIQSQSIFRSGVQIAEQLSSGSFIFEGASINRNSMITMTLIFENDLGELTQYQHDVQVLNVP
- the mshD gene encoding type IV pilus, MSHA pilin protein MshD, giving the protein MYKFKSQQVGLTLIESIVGIVILGFALSVLVSGVFGSSSKSHQATYQVQAATLGHSIITDILSRQFDEHSDPNGGAYRCGEAIAPESCTASNDLGRDGSVEQNTMSRSTIFNDVDDFIGCWGESAHCSSNTLTNYPLNKLIDEQRSSGYKNFTVQIQVTYSDIDGNNPASIPYKKIEVVLYASNYATYAFHAYKGNY